A stretch of Noviherbaspirillum cavernae DNA encodes these proteins:
- a CDS encoding esterase/lipase family protein, whose amino-acid sequence MKRWFCMSAMIALLTLLVACATPISAEPERDRFAAGNLLAPDVALRIPGLGPCTDNPDRTLHLNSQQPVTVFVHGWLGTSGGFRGLAQVFALHGQQTACFSYNDRDSLVISAGQLAAALGSLAANMSDKHVTVIGHSQGALIARKSLVADLPAPIRNTDIALRLVTVSGPFSGIHAAQQCTEPAVRVLTLGLVVPICILISGDKWFEIVPDSDFIRHPGPLIAQVRDYLKIDTDERGACRMALKGECVKHDYVFSLDEQSNVGIEQARNTRVVAIKAGHVEIIGDADTAPLKLVALLQQNGVLEATAPERKMALQALLRGLYGVPSETAVLTIPGVSSITQ is encoded by the coding sequence ATGAAGCGATGGTTCTGCATGTCGGCGATGATTGCGTTGCTAACGCTGCTCGTCGCATGCGCCACGCCGATTTCCGCCGAGCCCGAGCGCGACCGCTTCGCCGCCGGCAATCTGCTGGCACCCGATGTCGCGCTGCGCATACCGGGGCTCGGCCCCTGCACCGACAATCCGGATCGCACTCTGCACCTGAACTCGCAGCAGCCGGTCACCGTGTTCGTCCACGGCTGGCTCGGCACGTCCGGCGGGTTTCGCGGATTGGCGCAGGTATTCGCCTTGCACGGCCAGCAGACCGCATGCTTCAGCTACAACGACCGCGACAGCCTGGTGATCAGTGCCGGACAACTTGCAGCCGCGCTCGGCAGCCTCGCGGCAAACATGAGCGACAAGCATGTCACCGTCATCGGTCACAGCCAGGGGGCGCTGATCGCGCGCAAATCGCTGGTGGCCGACCTCCCCGCGCCGATTCGCAACACCGATATCGCGCTGCGCCTGGTGACGGTGTCCGGCCCGTTCTCGGGCATACACGCGGCGCAGCAATGCACCGAGCCGGCGGTCCGCGTGCTGACGCTCGGACTCGTTGTGCCGATATGCATCCTGATCTCGGGCGACAAGTGGTTTGAGATCGTGCCTGATTCCGATTTCATCCGGCATCCCGGCCCGCTGATCGCGCAGGTGCGCGATTACCTGAAGATCGATACGGATGAACGCGGAGCGTGCCGCATGGCATTGAAAGGCGAGTGCGTGAAGCACGACTACGTATTCAGTCTCGATGAGCAAAGCAACGTGGGAATCGAGCAGGCGCGCAACACCAGGGTCGTGGCAATCAAGGCGGGGCATGTGGAGATCATCGGCGACGCCGACACCGCGCCGCTCAAGCTGGTCGCGCTGCTGCAGCAGAATGGCGTGCTGGAAGCGACCGCGCCGGAACGGAAGATGGCGCTGCAGGCATTGCTGCGCGGCCTTTACGGCGTGCCTTCCGAGACAGCCGTGCTGACTATCCCGGGTGTTTCAAGCATCACTCAATAG
- a CDS encoding sensor domain-containing diguanylate cyclase, with product MKKLLQFGPILRMSIGIVSLILTLLLIFDALLHILPSERQQLAEVRRQVSTVLGGQINAKLAAGDAASVQSTVDQLAAITPDVRSIGVRKGNRLVIASRGHEDHWTSSWTGESTMTHVVVPVFTGKKRWGDIEVAFTDPGYNTLWGWLRQPSILVILLLSSFGLAGVYFYLRRALNYLDPSQAVPQRVRKAFDTLTEGVLILDGKGRIMLANAVFLQMNAGGQERIEGAPITGIGWLIAGLSRGAVAMRHPWDLVLRSNQTIQGKELTVTLPDGSARELRMNCSAINDGAGAARGCLVSFDDVTQLSDANARLQRTLNDLELSRDKIQEQNDELQKLANFDPLTGCLNRRAFFARAEPLFQKAVAGGGELICIMADIDFFKSFNDRYGHAVGDLVIQQVAGALGRSLRDADLLCRYGGEEFCIVVAGIDERIGREIAERTRARIDTECGPGVRSVEGLRITSSFGFAVLSHDRTCSSLSRLIELADEALYAAKKSGRNRVASVTGETLSYGEPPPQPLPAAAAAH from the coding sequence ATGAAAAAGCTGCTGCAATTCGGGCCGATCCTGCGCATGAGCATCGGCATCGTGTCCCTGATACTGACGCTGCTGCTGATATTCGATGCGCTGCTGCACATCCTGCCCAGCGAGCGCCAGCAGCTTGCCGAAGTGCGCCGGCAGGTCAGCACGGTGCTCGGCGGCCAGATCAATGCGAAGCTGGCCGCAGGAGACGCGGCCAGCGTGCAAAGTACCGTTGATCAACTGGCGGCCATCACGCCCGATGTCCGCTCGATCGGCGTGAGGAAAGGCAATCGTCTCGTCATCGCCAGCCGCGGACATGAGGATCACTGGACCTCCTCGTGGACCGGAGAATCGACGATGACCCATGTCGTGGTGCCGGTATTCACCGGCAAGAAACGATGGGGCGACATCGAAGTGGCGTTCACCGATCCGGGTTACAACACGCTTTGGGGCTGGCTGCGTCAACCGAGCATCTTGGTGATCCTGCTGCTGTCCAGCTTCGGTCTGGCGGGAGTCTATTTTTACCTGCGCCGCGCATTGAATTATCTCGATCCATCGCAAGCCGTTCCGCAGCGGGTGAGAAAGGCGTTCGACACCTTGACCGAAGGCGTCCTCATCCTCGACGGCAAGGGCCGGATCATGCTCGCCAACGCCGTGTTTCTGCAGATGAACGCGGGCGGTCAGGAGCGGATCGAGGGTGCGCCCATCACCGGGATCGGCTGGCTGATCGCCGGTCTGTCCCGCGGCGCCGTGGCGATGCGCCATCCGTGGGACCTCGTGCTGCGTTCGAACCAGACGATCCAGGGCAAGGAGCTGACCGTCACGTTGCCGGACGGAAGTGCGCGCGAGCTGCGCATGAATTGCTCCGCGATCAACGACGGCGCAGGTGCGGCGCGCGGCTGCCTCGTCTCCTTCGACGACGTCACGCAACTGAGCGACGCCAATGCCAGGCTGCAACGGACGCTGAACGACCTTGAACTATCCAGGGACAAGATCCAGGAGCAGAACGATGAGCTGCAAAAACTGGCCAACTTCGATCCGCTGACGGGCTGCCTGAATCGCCGCGCCTTCTTTGCGCGTGCGGAACCGCTGTTCCAGAAAGCCGTCGCCGGCGGCGGCGAGCTGATCTGCATCATGGCCGACATCGATTTCTTCAAGTCATTCAACGACCGCTACGGGCACGCGGTCGGCGATCTGGTCATCCAGCAGGTCGCGGGCGCGCTGGGACGTTCGCTGCGCGATGCGGACTTGTTGTGCCGCTATGGCGGCGAGGAATTCTGCATTGTTGTCGCCGGCATCGACGAACGCATCGGCAGGGAAATTGCGGAGCGCACGCGCGCGCGCATCGACACCGAGTGCGGGCCCGGCGTGCGTTCGGTCGAAGGCTTGCGGATCACGTCGAGTTTCGGTTTTGCCGTGCTGTCGCACGACCGGACATGTTCATCGCTGTCGCGGCTGATCGAGCTGGCCGACGAGGCACTGTATGCCGCCAAGAAGAGCGGACGCAATCGCGTGGCAAGCGTCACGGGCGAGACGCTCTCGTACGGGGAACCGCCCCCGCAACCCTTGCCGGCAGCTGCCGCTGCCCACTGA
- a CDS encoding M23 family metallopeptidase gives MNPSARRRLTLLFAAALACLPAIAGERAPERITPLLLSIQVAPIPVAGSDGQTHLVYELWIDNFSSAESVVEKIEVLAGDRVLHTLDGDALAGRLRPGGQNIAGASLAKSTLNFAAMHLSLPRGANVPRRLSHRVTGKVRAAPPGQQQIVQTGAEVAVENREAVVIGPPLRGERYIAADSCCDAVRHTRAALPVNGRIRLAQRFAVDWEQLDAQGRIYNGPQKTLTSYTIFGQPVLAVADARVVSVVDGLPEQTPGTYPENIAIEDADGNSVVLDLGGGRHALYAHMQPGSIAVKPGERVRRGQVLGRVGNSGNSVAPHLHFHVMDGPSPLDSNGLPYRIDTFWVSGNAPSTDAFDDAEAKGTPLAVIPVTPPRQVSRSLPMDQLIVRFGP, from the coding sequence GCTTGCCCGCGATTGCCGGGGAACGGGCTCCCGAACGCATCACGCCGCTGCTGCTGTCAATACAGGTCGCGCCGATCCCGGTGGCCGGTTCGGATGGGCAGACCCATCTGGTCTATGAACTGTGGATCGACAACTTTTCGAGCGCCGAATCGGTGGTCGAGAAGATCGAGGTGCTGGCCGGCGACCGCGTGTTGCACACGCTCGATGGCGACGCCTTGGCCGGCCGGTTGCGTCCGGGCGGGCAGAATATCGCTGGAGCCTCGCTCGCCAAGAGCACGCTGAACTTTGCGGCCATGCACCTGAGCTTACCGCGTGGCGCCAACGTGCCGCGCCGGCTCAGTCACCGCGTGACTGGCAAGGTGCGGGCCGCGCCGCCTGGGCAGCAGCAGATTGTGCAAACCGGCGCCGAGGTCGCGGTCGAAAATCGTGAGGCGGTCGTGATCGGCCCGCCGCTGCGCGGCGAGCGCTATATCGCGGCCGATTCCTGCTGTGACGCAGTACGTCATACTCGCGCCGCATTGCCGGTGAACGGACGCATCCGCCTTGCGCAGCGCTTCGCCGTCGATTGGGAGCAACTCGACGCACAGGGGCGCATCTACAACGGCCCGCAGAAGACTCTCACGAGTTACACCATCTTCGGCCAGCCGGTGCTGGCAGTGGCCGATGCGCGCGTAGTGTCGGTGGTCGATGGCCTGCCCGAGCAGACTCCGGGCACCTATCCGGAAAACATTGCGATCGAAGACGCCGACGGCAACTCGGTGGTGCTCGACCTTGGCGGCGGGCGCCACGCGCTGTACGCGCACATGCAACCGGGCAGCATTGCAGTGAAGCCGGGCGAGCGGGTGCGGCGCGGTCAGGTGCTTGGCCGGGTCGGCAACAGCGGCAACTCGGTCGCGCCGCACCTGCACTTTCATGTGATGGACGGACCTTCGCCGCTGGACTCCAATGGCCTGCCGTACCGGATCGATACGTTCTGGGTCAGCGGCAACGCACCCAGCACGGATGCGTTCGACGACGCCGAGGCCAAGGGTACGCCATTGGCGGTGATCCCGGTTACACCTCCGCGCCAGGTGAGCAGAAGCTTGCCGATGGACCAGTTGATTGTTCGCTTCGGCCCATGA